A portion of the Perognathus longimembris pacificus isolate PPM17 chromosome 20, ASM2315922v1, whole genome shotgun sequence genome contains these proteins:
- the Tmem185b gene encoding transmembrane protein 185B, protein MNPRGLFQDFNPSKFLIYACLLLFSVLLPLRLDGVIQWSYWAVFAPIWLWKLLVVAGASVGAGVWARNPRYRTEGEACVEFKAMLIAVGIHLLLLMFEVLVCDRVERGTHFWLLVFMPLFFVSPVSVAACVWGFRHDRSLELEILCSVNILQFIFIALRLDRIIHWPWLVVFVPLWILMSFLCLVVLYYVVWSLLFLRSLDVVAEQRRTHVTMAVSWITIVVPLLTFEVLLVHRLDGHNTFSYISIFVPLWLSLITLMATTFRRKGGNHWWFGIRRDFCQFLLEIFPFLREYGNISYDLHHEDSEDAEETSGSDAPKIAPMFGKKARVVITQSPGKYVPPPPKLNIDMPD, encoded by the coding sequence ATGAACCCCCGGGGCCTGTTCCAGGACTTCAACCCGAGTAAGTTCCTTATCTACGCCTGCCTGCTGCTCTTCTCCGTGCTGCTGCCTCTTCGCCTGGACGGCGTCATCCAGTGGAGTTACTGGGCCGTCTTCGCCCCCATCTGGCTGTGGAAGCTCCTGGTGGTCGCGGGCGCCTCGGTGGGGGCGGGCGTCTGGGCTCGCAACCCTCGCTACCGCACGGAAGGCGAGGCCTGCGtggagttcaaagccatgctGATCGCCGTGGGCATCCACCTGCTGCTGCTCATGTTTGAAGTCCTGGTCTGCGACCGGGTGGAGAGGGGCACGCacttctggctgctggtcttCATGCCGCTCTTCTTCGTCTCGCCGGTATCCGTGGCCGCCTGCGTCTGGGGCTTCCGGCATGACCGGTCTCTGGAGCTGGAGATCCTGTGCTCGGTCAACATCCTGCAGTTCATCTTCATCGCCTTGAGGCTGGATCGCATCATCCACTGGCCGTGGCTGGTGGTGTTCGTGCCCTTGTGGATCCTCATGTCCTTCCTCTGCCTGGTGGTGCTCTACTACGTCGTGtggtccctcctcttcctgcggTCGCTGGATGTGGTGGCTGAACAGCGAAGAACGCATGTGACCATGGCCGTCAGCTGGATAACCATCGTCGTGCCCCTACTCACGTTTGAGGTCCTGCTGGTTCACAGGTTGGATGGCCACAACACATTCTCTTACATCTCCATCTTCGTCCCTCTGTGGCTCTCCTTAATAACTTTGATGGCTACAACATTTAGGCGAAAAGGAGGCAATCATTGGTGGTTTGGTATTCGCCGAGACTTCTGTCAGTTTCTGCTTgagattttcccctttttaagaGAATATGGGAATATTTCTTACGATCTCCATCATGAAGACAGTGAAGATGCTGAAGAAACATCAGGTTCCGACGCGCCCAAAATTGCTCCAATGTTTGGAAAGAAAGCCAGGGTAGTTATAACTCAGAGTCCTGGAAAATATGTTCCCCCACCCCCTAAGTTAAATATCGATATGCCAGACTAA